A window of the Chromatiales bacterium genome harbors these coding sequences:
- a CDS encoding 3-deoxy-7-phosphoheptulonate synthase produces the protein MKYETDDLRIKVIKDLVAPRDLISRLAITDAVSECVYHSRKTIKDILHNKDHRLLVIAGPCSVHDTRAALEYADRLQPLIAQYQDSLHIVMRVYFEKPRTTVGWKGLINDPDLDNSFHINKGLEVARRLLLDLNARGISAATEYLDLISPQYISDLIAWGAIGARTTESQTHRELASGLSCPVGFKNGTNGNIQIAVDAMRSASQPHHFLSVTKGGHSAIFSTAGNQDCHIIMRGGGGKSNYDSDSVDYASQLLVEGKQARKLMIDFSHANSNKKYREQIIVANNVAEQLQAGERRIMGVMIESHLVEGRQDLKFNKDGTLDRQGLVYGQSITDACMGWEDTAQVLATLAAAVQAGRT, from the coding sequence ATGAAATACGAAACTGATGATTTAAGAATTAAAGTAATCAAAGATCTGGTAGCGCCGAGAGATTTGATAAGCCGTTTAGCGATCACTGACGCAGTGTCAGAATGTGTTTATCATTCTAGGAAGACGATCAAAGATATTTTACACAATAAAGATCATCGTTTACTGGTCATCGCCGGTCCTTGCTCGGTTCACGATACCAGAGCCGCACTTGAATATGCCGATCGCTTGCAACCGTTGATAGCGCAATACCAAGACAGCCTGCATATCGTGATGCGTGTTTATTTTGAGAAACCACGTACCACCGTAGGTTGGAAGGGGTTGATTAACGATCCTGATTTAGACAACAGCTTCCATATCAATAAAGGTCTAGAGGTTGCCCGTCGCCTGCTACTCGATTTGAACGCTAGAGGTATATCGGCTGCTACCGAATATCTGGATTTAATCAGCCCTCAATATATTTCGGATTTAATCGCCTGGGGCGCTATAGGTGCGCGTACTACGGAGAGCCAAACCCACCGCGAGTTGGCTTCTGGTTTGTCGTGTCCGGTCGGATTTAAGAACGGTACCAACGGCAATATACAAATAGCTGTAGATGCGATGCGCTCAGCATCGCAACCGCATCACTTTTTATCAGTTACCAAAGGTGGGCATTCGGCTATTTTTTCAACGGCTGGCAATCAAGATTGTCATATTATTATGCGCGGTGGCGGCGGTAAATCGAACTACGACAGCGATAGCGTTGACTATGCATCACAGTTGCTTGTCGAAGGCAAGCAAGCGAGAAAGCTGATGATAGACTTCAGCCATGCCAACAGCAATAAAAAATATCGAGAACAGATAATCGTTGCTAACAATGTCGCTGAGCAACTACAGGCTGGTGAACGGCGTATTATGGGTGTGATGATTGAGAGCCACTTGGTGGAGGGGCGGCAAGATCTCAAATTTAATAAAGACGGTACATTGGATAGGCAGGGATTGGTTTATGGGCAAAGCATTACTGATGCGTGTATGGGTTGGGAGGATACTGCACAGGTGCTGGCAACGCTTGCCGCTGCGGTGCAAGCAGGAAGGACTTAA
- a CDS encoding ATP phosphoribosyltransferase, which yields MEECRIALAKGRLLKESIPLLERAGLEMVANPNDDRRLILNSKDKNIEFVILRAADVVTYVEYGAADLGIVGKDMLMEEDSRGIYELYDLGIGKCRLSVAGLPSPQKLKYRPRVATKYCLSARRYFAQCNKQVGIIKLYGSMEMAPILGLADLIVDLVDSGKTLAANGLQEFETIKDISARLIANRTAMKIKDRTVKNLVEQITNVC from the coding sequence ATGGAAGAATGTAGAATTGCACTTGCGAAAGGTCGCTTGCTCAAAGAGAGCATACCGTTGCTTGAACGCGCCGGTTTGGAGATGGTAGCGAATCCGAACGATGATCGCAGGTTAATATTGAACAGTAAAGATAAAAATATTGAGTTCGTAATACTACGTGCTGCTGATGTGGTTACTTATGTCGAATATGGTGCTGCTGATTTAGGCATTGTCGGCAAGGATATGTTAATGGAGGAAGACAGCAGAGGTATTTACGAACTGTACGATTTGGGTATAGGAAAATGTCGCCTATCAGTTGCCGGTTTGCCATCACCACAAAAGTTGAAATATCGTCCCCGCGTAGCCACTAAATATTGTCTATCGGCGAGAAGGTATTTTGCTCAGTGCAATAAGCAGGTTGGTATAATAAAGCTATACGGTTCGATGGAAATGGCACCGATTTTAGGATTGGCTGATTTAATCGTTGATTTGGTTGACAGCGGCAAAACTTTAGCTGCTAACGGTTTACAGGAGTTTGAGACCATCAAAGATATTAGTGCTCGCTTGATTGCGAATAGAACTGCAATGAAAATAAAGGATCGCACGGTTAAGAATTTGGTTGAACAAATAACTAATGTGTGCTGA
- the murA gene encoding UDP-N-acetylglucosamine 1-carboxyvinyltransferase: MQKLYIQGRKQPLQGTIKVSGAKNAVLPVLAATLLTDDGMYIGNVPHLHDVTTTISLLRQMGISVVINEAMNIKVNAATIKEYIAPYEVVKTMRASILVLGPMLARHGRAKVSLPGGCAIGSRPVDIHIEGLRKMGADIKISKGYIEATAAKLKGANIVLPSITVTGTENLLMAATLAEGVTTIKNAALEPEVVDLAVCLRKMGADIEGEGTDTITVRGCRYLKGCKFNVLPDRIEAGTFLVGTAATGGKIRIENITSKILEAILVKLEQCGAEINTGDQYIELDMRGKRPKSVDIKTAPYPDFPTDMQAQFTSLNMISEGNSIVTETVFENRFMHVQEMQRMGADINVRGNSAYIKGCDKLIGAQVMATDLRASASLILAGLVAEGETTVDRIYHIDRGYEHIEEKLDRLGANINRIS, encoded by the coding sequence ATGCAGAAATTATATATACAGGGGCGCAAGCAGCCGCTGCAAGGTACCATTAAAGTTTCTGGTGCTAAGAACGCAGTGTTACCGGTGCTGGCTGCGACTTTGTTAACCGATGACGGTATGTATATAGGCAATGTTCCGCATTTGCACGATGTAACGACCACTATCAGCTTGCTACGCCAAATGGGAATATCGGTTGTCATAAACGAGGCGATGAATATCAAAGTCAACGCTGCCACTATTAAAGAATATATTGCACCTTACGAAGTCGTCAAAACCATGCGCGCATCTATACTCGTTTTAGGACCTATGTTAGCGCGTCACGGGCGCGCCAAAGTATCGTTGCCTGGCGGTTGTGCTATAGGTTCTCGGCCGGTCGATATACACATTGAGGGTCTGCGCAAGATGGGGGCAGATATCAAGATCAGCAAAGGCTATATAGAAGCGACTGCCGCTAAGCTCAAAGGTGCCAATATAGTGTTACCCAGCATTACCGTGACCGGTACTGAGAACTTGCTGATGGCAGCCACCTTAGCTGAGGGTGTAACGACGATAAAGAATGCTGCACTTGAGCCTGAAGTCGTTGACTTGGCGGTTTGTTTGCGGAAAATGGGAGCCGATATAGAAGGGGAGGGTACCGATACCATCACTGTTCGCGGTTGCCGGTACCTCAAAGGTTGTAAATTCAATGTATTGCCGGATCGCATAGAGGCTGGTACTTTCTTAGTCGGCACTGCTGCTACTGGCGGTAAAATCAGAATAGAAAATATTACCAGTAAAATACTCGAGGCGATACTGGTGAAGCTCGAACAATGCGGTGCTGAGATCAACACTGGAGACCAATATATAGAGTTGGATATGCGTGGCAAACGTCCTAAAAGTGTTGATATAAAAACCGCACCGTATCCTGATTTTCCTACTGATATGCAAGCTCAGTTTACAAGTTTGAATATGATCTCTGAAGGCAACAGCATTGTCACTGAGACGGTCTTTGAAAATCGTTTTATGCATGTGCAGGAGATGCAGCGTATGGGAGCAGATATTAATGTGCGGGGAAATTCTGCATATATCAAAGGTTGTGATAAATTGATAGGTGCTCAAGTGATGGCAACCGATTTGCGAGCTTCGGCATCTTTGATACTCGCCGGCTTGGTTGCCGAAGGTGAAACCACAGTGGATCGCATCTATCATATCGATAGAGGCTACGAGCATATTGAGGAAAAACTCGATCGACTGGGTGCAAATATTAACCGTATCTCATAG
- the moaA gene encoding GTP 3',8-cyclase MoaA translates to MILKDQLNRPLRDLRISVTDRCNFRCTYCMPKEVYGTHYKFMRRDELLSFEQLIRVVRLFAELGVVKVRITGGEPLARQRIEVLIKMIAQIKGIEDISLTTNASLLTADKARLLKTAGLNRLTVSLDALDNDAFTGMNNVAFPVDRILENIDHARAAGFKPIKINMVVIKGSNDDQVLAMVRHFRGHDYILRLIEYMDVGNSNRWKLEQVVPAQSLIKLINEQFPIAAVDANYRGEVAKRWRYKDGQGEIGFITSVSQPFCRSCTRLRLSAEGKLYTCLFATRGHDLRQLLNEGYSDEQIKHYIIDLWSQRTVRYSELRSAQTTALPKIEMSYIGG, encoded by the coding sequence ATGATATTAAAAGATCAATTGAATAGGCCACTGCGAGATCTTAGAATCTCAGTTACCGACCGCTGTAATTTTCGCTGTACTTATTGTATGCCTAAGGAAGTATACGGAACACACTATAAGTTTATGCGGCGTGATGAATTATTGTCCTTTGAACAATTGATTCGCGTTGTGCGCCTATTTGCTGAACTTGGCGTCGTGAAAGTGCGCATCACCGGTGGCGAGCCGTTGGCAAGGCAGCGTATAGAAGTGTTAATCAAAATGATCGCACAAATAAAAGGGATTGAAGACATCAGCCTAACCACCAACGCATCGTTATTGACTGCCGATAAAGCGCGTCTGCTAAAGACTGCCGGCTTAAATCGGCTCACGGTGAGCTTGGATGCCTTGGACAATGATGCTTTTACTGGGATGAACAATGTCGCTTTTCCGGTTGATAGAATTCTAGAGAATATTGACCACGCCAGAGCTGCCGGCTTCAAACCTATCAAGATCAATATGGTTGTTATCAAAGGTAGTAACGATGACCAAGTTTTAGCTATGGTGCGCCATTTTAGAGGACACGACTACATTCTCCGCTTGATAGAATACATGGATGTAGGCAACAGCAACCGTTGGAAACTCGAACAAGTTGTGCCAGCGCAATCCTTGATTAAGCTAATCAATGAGCAATTTCCCATTGCGGCAGTTGATGCGAACTATCGCGGAGAGGTTGCTAAGCGCTGGCGATATAAAGATGGGCAAGGAGAGATAGGTTTTATAACATCAGTTTCACAGCCCTTTTGCAGAAGTTGTACGCGCCTGCGTTTATCTGCTGAAGGGAAGCTATATACTTGTCTTTTTGCTACCCGCGGTCATGATTTGCGTCAACTGCTTAACGAGGGATATTCGGACGAGCAAATCAAGCACTATATCATTGATTTATGGAGCCAACGCACAGTTCGCTACTCTGAACTGCGTAGCGCACAAACAACCGCGCTGCCCAAGATAGAGATGTCTTATATAGGCGGTTAA
- a CDS encoding ABC transporter substrate-binding protein has translation MNYYCDFDACRKQGVVFFLLLVLLMQPVGAQSYADARDFLSVLIDDVVSEIKINDAVYREDTEKLYDLIDERIVSSVDMELFGKLTLGGHWNSASETQRLMFTNALRRTMVRSYGKSLLLLSNVEKIDYPLPDTTKQTRYQIVRTMLFFVGGQAPVSINYAMLFKEDRWVVFDLIVDGLSVGKQFRQNFDIEIKDKGLDALITRLAGDAASL, from the coding sequence ATGAATTATTATTGTGATTTTGATGCCTGCCGCAAGCAAGGTGTGGTGTTTTTCTTATTGCTGGTTTTGCTGATGCAACCAGTCGGTGCCCAGTCGTATGCCGATGCCAGAGATTTTTTGTCAGTTTTGATAGATGATGTAGTCTCTGAGATTAAAATCAACGATGCTGTTTATAGGGAGGATACTGAGAAATTATATGATCTGATAGATGAGCGTATTGTCAGCTCAGTGGATATGGAGCTATTCGGTAAATTGACACTGGGCGGACACTGGAATAGTGCATCTGAGACGCAGCGCTTGATGTTTACCAATGCCTTACGCCGTACGATGGTGCGCAGTTATGGAAAATCTTTGTTGTTGCTTTCTAATGTAGAAAAAATTGATTACCCATTGCCTGATACTACCAAGCAGACGCGCTACCAAATAGTAAGGACGATGTTATTTTTTGTCGGTGGACAAGCACCTGTTTCAATTAACTATGCGATGCTATTTAAGGAAGATAGGTGGGTCGTTTTTGATTTGATCGTCGACGGGCTGAGTGTAGGTAAGCAGTTTAGACAGAACTTTGATATAGAAATAAAAGATAAGGGATTGGATGCATTGATAACGCGCCTCGCAGGGGATGCGGCCAGCCTTTAG
- the hisD gene encoding histidinol dehydrogenase — translation MALTLRQLDASADTFSEQIRDYIAQAQLGTADIDDAVRAIIDQVRTRGDAAVLEYTERFDKRKATSVAALRITEDQRAQAAATVAPEWSAALSKAAERIRRYAERQLVQDWEFVDEFGVRLGQKVSAIDSVGLYIPGGKAAYPSSVLMNAIPAQVAGVERIVAMLPACGGELNPFVMCALQLMSIDEAYTIGGAQAIAVLAYGTQSIAPVVKIVGPGNAYVNEAKRQVFGKVGIDMVAGPSEILVIADGSTQPSWIALDLFSQAEHDEQARSILLCPDADYLNQVKAEIDRLLPTMARRKVIEAALNRNGLLVKVDDLQQAMQIANIIAAEHLELAVVDAERWLDSIKNAGAVFLGSYSCEVLGDYCAGSNHVLPTAGSARFSSPLGVYDFQKRTGIMQCDAKAASYLATIAEPLAEAEGLHAHAAAARSRITAS, via the coding sequence ATGGCTTTGACCTTGCGGCAGCTGGATGCATCCGCAGACACTTTCTCCGAGCAAATTAGAGATTATATAGCACAGGCGCAACTCGGCACTGCCGATATTGACGATGCGGTGCGTGCGATTATCGATCAAGTGCGCACCCGTGGCGATGCTGCAGTATTGGAATATACGGAACGATTCGATAAACGCAAAGCCACCTCAGTTGCCGCCTTACGTATTACTGAAGACCAGCGTGCGCAGGCTGCGGCAACCGTCGCACCCGAATGGTCTGCAGCTTTAAGCAAAGCAGCCGAGCGCATACGCCGCTATGCTGAACGACAGCTTGTGCAAGATTGGGAATTCGTCGACGAATTTGGTGTTCGCCTAGGGCAAAAGGTGAGCGCAATTGACTCAGTAGGACTTTATATTCCAGGCGGTAAAGCCGCCTATCCATCATCGGTTTTGATGAACGCGATTCCTGCGCAGGTTGCTGGTGTTGAGCGTATTGTTGCAATGCTACCTGCTTGCGGTGGAGAGCTCAACCCTTTTGTGATGTGTGCCCTACAGTTGATGAGTATAGATGAAGCGTATACTATTGGTGGCGCACAGGCCATCGCAGTGCTAGCCTACGGCACACAGAGTATCGCTCCGGTTGTTAAGATAGTCGGCCCCGGTAATGCGTATGTTAACGAAGCCAAACGGCAAGTGTTCGGCAAAGTCGGTATAGATATGGTTGCCGGTCCGTCGGAGATTTTGGTAATAGCCGACGGTTCTACGCAACCATCGTGGATCGCACTGGATTTATTCTCGCAAGCCGAACACGATGAGCAAGCACGGTCAATATTATTATGTCCTGATGCTGACTATCTGAATCAAGTCAAGGCTGAGATTGATCGCTTGTTGCCGACTATGGCACGCCGTAAGGTTATTGAGGCAGCACTCAATCGCAACGGTTTGTTGGTCAAGGTTGATGATCTGCAACAAGCGATGCAGATAGCAAACATCATTGCCGCAGAGCACTTGGAACTTGCAGTGGTTGATGCTGAACGATGGCTAGACAGCATAAAAAATGCTGGCGCTGTCTTTCTAGGTTCCTATAGTTGTGAGGTATTGGGAGATTATTGTGCCGGCTCCAACCATGTCCTGCCGACTGCCGGTAGTGCACGTTTCTCTTCCCCACTGGGAGTTTACGATTTTCAAAAACGCACTGGCATCATGCAGTGCGATGCAAAGGCGGCATCGTATCTCGCTACCATAGCCGAGCCGCTTGCTGAAGCCGAAGGTCTGCATGCTCACGCCGCCGCCGCTCGTAGCCGTATTACCGCATCATGA
- a CDS encoding Nif3-like dinuclear metal center hexameric protein: MTSLSDISAYTDRYLEVGHFKDYSPNGLQVESQRPIRLLISGVTASQALIDAAIAEDGDAILVHHGYFWRNEEPTISGMKARRLRTLLSSGVGLLAYHIPLDAHDVVGNNVQLAKHLGISLQGCFGDYNGVPLARYGTIAPCDADKFADKIERVLSRPPQLIAGGRATIETVGLCTGAAQDCIEEAVRLGLDAYISGEISERTVHIAREEGIHYYAAGHHATERYGVQALGEHLAEHFDITHRYIEIDNPV, translated from the coding sequence ATGACATCGTTAAGCGATATCAGTGCTTACACAGACCGCTACTTAGAGGTCGGACATTTCAAAGACTATAGTCCGAACGGATTACAAGTTGAAAGTCAGCGTCCGATTCGTCTGTTGATCTCTGGAGTCACTGCATCGCAGGCTTTAATAGATGCAGCGATAGCGGAAGACGGTGATGCGATATTAGTGCATCACGGCTATTTCTGGCGCAACGAGGAACCGACCATATCAGGCATGAAAGCGAGACGATTGCGTACTTTGCTGTCCAGTGGTGTCGGATTGCTCGCCTATCATATTCCACTGGATGCGCACGATGTGGTTGGCAATAATGTACAACTGGCAAAACACTTGGGCATTTCTTTACAAGGCTGTTTCGGCGATTACAACGGTGTGCCGTTAGCGAGATACGGTACGATAGCACCATGCGATGCCGATAAGTTTGCAGACAAGATAGAACGAGTGTTATCTAGACCACCACAGCTGATAGCAGGGGGTCGCGCGACGATTGAAACCGTAGGGCTGTGCACTGGAGCTGCGCAAGACTGTATAGAAGAGGCAGTTCGTTTGGGTTTGGATGCCTATATCAGCGGTGAGATTTCGGAGCGGACGGTGCATATCGCAAGAGAAGAGGGCATACACTATTATGCTGCCGGACACCACGCAACTGAGCGCTATGGCGTGCAAGCCTTAGGCGAGCATCTAGCCGAGCATTTTGATATAACGCACCGCTATATAGAGATAGACAATCCAGTGTAA